The following coding sequences are from one Onychostoma macrolepis isolate SWU-2019 chromosome 24, ASM1243209v1, whole genome shotgun sequence window:
- the znf271 gene encoding zinc finger protein 62 homolog isoform X1, which yields MDLSMKSYSDPKEVGVFPSAAQSTGAQESDLGEAARTLDLHPSGASYELDDHAKSLSARAKPFQCSQCGKGFSRIQHLSEHVRIHTGERPFECLMCGKTFTRERDLKTHQIVHTDAKAFHCTICVKNFALLSSLRRHLRAFHQGQDVSTEGKCLICVECGKNFACQLEEHELTHTGEISHRCPDCVNSVARLSSLTSPKQTFSESEDMNHLDAHDSERPCSSVASEDLHKHFQTDALKDISESHSLELVDNIESDAPSENIPQSQEEEAERAPSPSSELSHDSAHSAEKGIETLNPLQEEEFAADQQACDENKPHQCNHCGKRFHKQAKLRIHLRVHTGEKPYQCSQCGKYFSQAVNLRKHHRTHHTEERPYHCTLCDRRFSLSFSLIKHQRVAHPEHLSVAERNRFTCPYCGKIFGRHQDMEQHKRIHTGERPFRCTVCNKSFRQRSVLIVHRKIHTGEKPFECFVCFRRFYGSGDLKTHMGTHTGVRPHSCPLCSKSFPRPSSLQAHMQSHLNKLQEGDAVTAGADMELIPEEEDQGELDDMEGVCGVLSGNLGDSEDKMSIGEHLSETETRFSPSVNQDHDADQSSSSELKDHQKPYHCAICNKTFSLAISLKRHQLIFHPDQHVDKEGKCFPCSYCGRKFGRRQGLLQHERIHTGERPFNCPTCNKSFRQRSALVVHIKTHTGERSFLCFVCNKSFYTPGDLKKHLEIHTGVRPHNCPVCFKGFGRPSFLRAHMRIHEKASIEKQSGMEKPTGAPKVDVQEKPFECTHCGKRFSQHCMLKIHQRIHTGERPYKCSQCGLSFRWRRNLIAHQSGHPGENPLQCSMCDETFVSEASLKKHQDAFHSGVSHTCSLCLKTFTQAAGLRKHVRYVHEGERPHKCSECGRGFVKLSDLARHQRRHHYDRGDELFQCSQCERSFSHPSSLVLHRRTHTEEKHECPQCDKIFSQAGHLKVHLRTHTKENKPKFECPECGKSFGQAKDLVVHQRVHTGEKPYQCPQCKKSYRQFAHLSVHLRSHTGEKPYQCPICLKFFAHSSSMKKHLRVMHAEGKDLRVPKEVVKVTVGVGPSNTTVEVKQEPESGDEYECQVKSEENCFAIMDDVKAVTVSSAPSSPLSSVTFKDEK from the exons ATGGATCTGAGCATGAAGTCGTACAGTGATCCGAAGGAAGTGGGCGTGTTTCCATCAGCTGCCCAAAGCACTGGAGCACAGGAGTCTGATTTAGGAGAAGCGGCGAGGACGCTTGATCTGCACCCGTCAGGAGCTTCCTATGAGCTGG ATGACCACGCAAAGAGTCTTTCTGCCCGAGCGAAGCCTTTTCAGTGCTCTCAGTGTGGGAAGGGTTTTTCCCGTATACAGCATCTGTCCGAACATGTCCGGATTCACACAGGCGAGAGGCCTTTTGAGTGCTTGATGTGTGGAAAGACTTTCACCCGGGAAAGAGACCTCAAGACCCATCAGATCGTCCATACGGATGCGAAAGCCTTTCACTGCACCATCTGTGTTAAAAACTTTGCCCTGTTATCCTCCTTGAGAAGACATCTGCGTGCATTTCATCAAG GTCAAGATGTTAGTACGGAGGGTAAGTGCTTAATTTGTGTCGAATGTGGGAAAAATTTTGCATGTCAGCTGGAGGAACATGAGCTAACACACACAGGAGAGATTTCCCACCGCTGCCCCGACTGTGTCAACAGCGTCGCACGTCTATCCAGTCTCACATCTCCCAAACAGACCTTCTCTGAATCTGAGGACATGAACCATTTGGACGCTCATGACAGTGAGAGGCCTTGCAGTTCTGTGGCCTCTGAAGATCTGCACAAGCACTTTCAAACTGACGCACTTAAGGACATTAGTGAATCTCACTCTCTGGAGCTTGTAGATAATATTGAGAGCGATGCACCTAGTGAAAACATTCCCCAAAGTCAAGAGGAGGAGGCTGAGAGAGCTCCATCTCCTTCATCTGAGCTCTCTCACGACTCTGCACATTCTGCTGAAAAGG GCATTGAAACGCTGAATCCTCTTCAAGAGGAGGAGTTTGCAGCTGACCAGCAAGCGTGTGATGAAAACAAACCGCATCAGTGCAATCACTGTGGAAAGAGATTTCATAAGCAAGCAAAGCTTCGGATCCATCTGCGcgttcacaccggagagaagccatACCAGTGCTCCCAGTGCGGGAAATACTTCAGCCAAGCAGTAAACCTCAGAAAACACCACCGTACTCATCATACGGAGGAGAGACCATACCACTGCACGCTCTGCGACCGGAGgttttctctctccttctcgCTGATAAAACATCAACGTGTCGCTCATCCAG AACATTTGAGTGTTGCTGAAAGAAATCGCTTTACCTGTCCATACTGTGGAAAAATATTCGGACGACATCAAGATATGGAGCAACATAAACgcattcacactggagagagaccGTTCCGCTGCACCGTGTGCAACAAAAGCTTCAGGCAGCGTTCGGTGTTGATCGTGCATCGgaaaattcacactggagaaaagcctttCGAATGTTTCGTATGCTTCAGACGGTTTTATGGTTCAGGAGATCTGAAGACACACATGGGAACTCATACTGGCGTGAGACCTCACAGTTGTCCTTTGTGCTCCAAAAGCTTCCCTCGGCCCAGCAGCCTGCAAGCACACATGCAGTCCCATCTGAACAAGCTGCAGGAAGGAGATGCTGTGACTGCTGGAGCTGATATGGAGCTTATTCCTGAGGAGGAGGACCAGGGTGAACTAGATGACATGGAAGGGGTCTGTGGTGTGCTTTCTGGAAACCTTGGAGATTCTGAAGACA AAATGAGCATAGGGGAGCATCTATCAGAGACGGAGACTAGATTCAGTCCATCAGTGAATCAAGACCATGATGCTGATCAGAGTTCCAGCTCAGAGCTGAAAGATCATCAGAAGCCATATCATTGTGCCATATGCAACAAAACCTTCTCTCTCGCAATTTCCCTGAAAAGACATCAACTCATATTTCATCCAG atCAGCATGTTGACAAAGAGGGAAAGTGCTTCCCCTGCTCTTATTGCGGGAGGAAGTTTGGTCGACGCCAAGGCTTGTTACAGCATGAGAGAATTCACACAGGTGAAAGGCCCTTCAACTGTCCCACCTGTAACAAAAGCTTTCGTCAGAGATCGGCTCTGGTTGTGcatattaaaacacacacaggagaGAGGTCTTTTCTGTGCTTTGTGTGCAATAAGAGCTTTTATACCCCAGGAGACTTGAAGAAACATCTGGAAATTCACACAGGAGTGAGGCCACACAACTGCCCTGTATGCTTCAAGGGGTTTGGGCGCCCCAGTTTCCTCCGAGCTCACATGCGAATTCATGAAA AAGCTTCAATAGAGAAGCAAAGTGGAATGGAGAAACCAACAGGTGCTCCAAAAGTCGATGTGCAGGAGAAGCCATTTGAATGCACTCATTGTGGGAAGAGATTCAGTCAGCATTGCATGTTAAAAATTCACCAGCGGATTCACACAGGAGAGAGACCTTACAAGTGCTCTCAGTGTGGCCTGAGTTTTCGCTGGAGGAGAAACCTGATAGCCCACCAGAGCGGCCACCCGGGCGAAAACCCTCTCCAGTGTTCAATGTGCGATGAAACATTCGTCTCTGAAGCAAGTCTGAAAAAACATCAAGATGCGTTTCATTCAG ggGTCTCTCATACGTGCAGTTTGTGTTTGAAGACATTTACTCAAGCAGCTGGCCTCAGAAAACACGTTCGGTATGTTCACGAAGGCGAGCGACCGCACAAATGCTCAGAATGCGGGAGAGGATTTGTCAAACTTTCCGATCTCGCGCGTCACCAGCGCCGCCATCATTACGACCGGGGCGACGAACTCTTTCAGTGCTCGCAGTGCGAGCGAAGCTTCAGTCATCCCAGCAGTCTGGTTCTGCACCGACGGACACACACCGAAGAAAAGCACGAATGCCCTCAGTGTGATAAGATTTTCAGTCAGGCTGGACACCTGAAGGTCCACCTGCGCACTCACACCAAAGAGAATAAACCGAAATTTGAGTGCCCTGAATGTGGGAAGAGTTTTGGCCAAGCTAAAGATTTGGTGGTTCATCAGAGGGTTCACACCGGAGAAAAGCCGTACCAGTGCCCACAGTGCAAGAAGAGCTATCGACAGTTTGCACATTTGTCTGTACATCTGCGAAGTCACACGGGGGAGAAACCTTACCAGTGTCCCATATGTCTCAAATTTTTCGCTCATTCATCATCCATGAAAAAACACCTGCGTGTAATGCATGCAG AGGGGAAAGATTTACGCGTACCAAAGGAAGTTGTGAAGGTCACTGTTGGCGTCGGCCCATCTAACACAACTGTAGAAGTTAAGCAAGAACCAGAGTCTGGTGATGAATACG AATGTCAAGTGAAATCTGAAGAAAACTGCTTTGCTATAATGGATGATGTGAAGGCTGTTACAGTCTCTTCAGCTCCTTCCAGTCCATTATCATCTGTGActtttaaagatgaaaaatgA
- the znf271 gene encoding zinc finger protein 271 isoform X2 — protein sequence MDLSMKSYSDPKEVGVFPSAAQSTGAQESDLGEAARTLDLHPSGASYELDDHAKSLSARAKPFQCSQCGKGFSRIQHLSEHVRIHTGERPFECLMCGKTFTRERDLKTHQIVHTDAKAFHCTICVKNFALLSSLRRHLRAFHQGQDVSTEGKCLICVECGKNFACQLEEHELTHTGEISHRCPDCVNSVARLSSLTSPKQTFSESEDMNHLDAHDSERPCSSVASEDLHKHFQTDALKDISESHSLELVDNIESDAPSENIPQSQEEEAERAPSPSSELSHDSAHSAEKGIETLNPLQEEEFAADQQACDENKPHQCNHCGKRFHKQAKLRIHLRVHTGEKPYQCSQCGKYFSQAVNLRKHHRTHHTEERPYHCTLCDRRFSLSFSLIKHQRVAHPEHLSVAERNRFTCPYCGKIFGRHQDMEQHKRIHTGERPFRCTVCNKSFRQRSVLIVHRKIHTGEKPFECFVCFRRFYGSGDLKTHMGTHTGVRPHSCPLCSKSFPRPSSLQAHMQSHLNKLQEGDAVTAGADMELIPEEEDQGELDDMEGVCGVLSGNLGDSEDKMSIGEHLSETETRFSPSVNQDHDADQSSSSELKDHQKPYHCAICNKTFSLAISLKRHQLIFHPDQHVDKEGKCFPCSYCGRKFGRRQGLLQHERIHTGERPFNCPTCNKSFRQRSALVVHIKTHTGERSFLCFVCNKSFYTPGDLKKHLEIHTGVRPHNCPVCFKGFGRPSFLRAHMRIHEKASIEKQSGMEKPTGAPKVDVQEKPFECTHCGKRFSQHCMLKIHQRIHTGERPYKCSQCGLSFRWRRNLIAHQSGHPGENPLQCSMCDETFVSEASLKKHQDAFHSGVSHTCSLCLKTFTQAAGLRKHVRYVHEGERPHKCSECGRGFVKLSDLARHQRRHHYDRGDELFQCSQCERSFSHPSSLVLHRRTHTEEKHECPQCDKIFSQAGHLKVHLRTHTKENKPKFECPECGKSFGQAKDLVVHQRVHTGEKPYQCPQCKKSYRQFAHLSVHLRSHTGEKPYQCPICLKFFAHSSSMKKHLRVMHAEGKDLRVPKEVVKVTVGVGPSNTTVEVKQEPESGDEYGEGECSFQLLLQSQRNMSS from the exons ATGGATCTGAGCATGAAGTCGTACAGTGATCCGAAGGAAGTGGGCGTGTTTCCATCAGCTGCCCAAAGCACTGGAGCACAGGAGTCTGATTTAGGAGAAGCGGCGAGGACGCTTGATCTGCACCCGTCAGGAGCTTCCTATGAGCTGG ATGACCACGCAAAGAGTCTTTCTGCCCGAGCGAAGCCTTTTCAGTGCTCTCAGTGTGGGAAGGGTTTTTCCCGTATACAGCATCTGTCCGAACATGTCCGGATTCACACAGGCGAGAGGCCTTTTGAGTGCTTGATGTGTGGAAAGACTTTCACCCGGGAAAGAGACCTCAAGACCCATCAGATCGTCCATACGGATGCGAAAGCCTTTCACTGCACCATCTGTGTTAAAAACTTTGCCCTGTTATCCTCCTTGAGAAGACATCTGCGTGCATTTCATCAAG GTCAAGATGTTAGTACGGAGGGTAAGTGCTTAATTTGTGTCGAATGTGGGAAAAATTTTGCATGTCAGCTGGAGGAACATGAGCTAACACACACAGGAGAGATTTCCCACCGCTGCCCCGACTGTGTCAACAGCGTCGCACGTCTATCCAGTCTCACATCTCCCAAACAGACCTTCTCTGAATCTGAGGACATGAACCATTTGGACGCTCATGACAGTGAGAGGCCTTGCAGTTCTGTGGCCTCTGAAGATCTGCACAAGCACTTTCAAACTGACGCACTTAAGGACATTAGTGAATCTCACTCTCTGGAGCTTGTAGATAATATTGAGAGCGATGCACCTAGTGAAAACATTCCCCAAAGTCAAGAGGAGGAGGCTGAGAGAGCTCCATCTCCTTCATCTGAGCTCTCTCACGACTCTGCACATTCTGCTGAAAAGG GCATTGAAACGCTGAATCCTCTTCAAGAGGAGGAGTTTGCAGCTGACCAGCAAGCGTGTGATGAAAACAAACCGCATCAGTGCAATCACTGTGGAAAGAGATTTCATAAGCAAGCAAAGCTTCGGATCCATCTGCGcgttcacaccggagagaagccatACCAGTGCTCCCAGTGCGGGAAATACTTCAGCCAAGCAGTAAACCTCAGAAAACACCACCGTACTCATCATACGGAGGAGAGACCATACCACTGCACGCTCTGCGACCGGAGgttttctctctccttctcgCTGATAAAACATCAACGTGTCGCTCATCCAG AACATTTGAGTGTTGCTGAAAGAAATCGCTTTACCTGTCCATACTGTGGAAAAATATTCGGACGACATCAAGATATGGAGCAACATAAACgcattcacactggagagagaccGTTCCGCTGCACCGTGTGCAACAAAAGCTTCAGGCAGCGTTCGGTGTTGATCGTGCATCGgaaaattcacactggagaaaagcctttCGAATGTTTCGTATGCTTCAGACGGTTTTATGGTTCAGGAGATCTGAAGACACACATGGGAACTCATACTGGCGTGAGACCTCACAGTTGTCCTTTGTGCTCCAAAAGCTTCCCTCGGCCCAGCAGCCTGCAAGCACACATGCAGTCCCATCTGAACAAGCTGCAGGAAGGAGATGCTGTGACTGCTGGAGCTGATATGGAGCTTATTCCTGAGGAGGAGGACCAGGGTGAACTAGATGACATGGAAGGGGTCTGTGGTGTGCTTTCTGGAAACCTTGGAGATTCTGAAGACA AAATGAGCATAGGGGAGCATCTATCAGAGACGGAGACTAGATTCAGTCCATCAGTGAATCAAGACCATGATGCTGATCAGAGTTCCAGCTCAGAGCTGAAAGATCATCAGAAGCCATATCATTGTGCCATATGCAACAAAACCTTCTCTCTCGCAATTTCCCTGAAAAGACATCAACTCATATTTCATCCAG atCAGCATGTTGACAAAGAGGGAAAGTGCTTCCCCTGCTCTTATTGCGGGAGGAAGTTTGGTCGACGCCAAGGCTTGTTACAGCATGAGAGAATTCACACAGGTGAAAGGCCCTTCAACTGTCCCACCTGTAACAAAAGCTTTCGTCAGAGATCGGCTCTGGTTGTGcatattaaaacacacacaggagaGAGGTCTTTTCTGTGCTTTGTGTGCAATAAGAGCTTTTATACCCCAGGAGACTTGAAGAAACATCTGGAAATTCACACAGGAGTGAGGCCACACAACTGCCCTGTATGCTTCAAGGGGTTTGGGCGCCCCAGTTTCCTCCGAGCTCACATGCGAATTCATGAAA AAGCTTCAATAGAGAAGCAAAGTGGAATGGAGAAACCAACAGGTGCTCCAAAAGTCGATGTGCAGGAGAAGCCATTTGAATGCACTCATTGTGGGAAGAGATTCAGTCAGCATTGCATGTTAAAAATTCACCAGCGGATTCACACAGGAGAGAGACCTTACAAGTGCTCTCAGTGTGGCCTGAGTTTTCGCTGGAGGAGAAACCTGATAGCCCACCAGAGCGGCCACCCGGGCGAAAACCCTCTCCAGTGTTCAATGTGCGATGAAACATTCGTCTCTGAAGCAAGTCTGAAAAAACATCAAGATGCGTTTCATTCAG ggGTCTCTCATACGTGCAGTTTGTGTTTGAAGACATTTACTCAAGCAGCTGGCCTCAGAAAACACGTTCGGTATGTTCACGAAGGCGAGCGACCGCACAAATGCTCAGAATGCGGGAGAGGATTTGTCAAACTTTCCGATCTCGCGCGTCACCAGCGCCGCCATCATTACGACCGGGGCGACGAACTCTTTCAGTGCTCGCAGTGCGAGCGAAGCTTCAGTCATCCCAGCAGTCTGGTTCTGCACCGACGGACACACACCGAAGAAAAGCACGAATGCCCTCAGTGTGATAAGATTTTCAGTCAGGCTGGACACCTGAAGGTCCACCTGCGCACTCACACCAAAGAGAATAAACCGAAATTTGAGTGCCCTGAATGTGGGAAGAGTTTTGGCCAAGCTAAAGATTTGGTGGTTCATCAGAGGGTTCACACCGGAGAAAAGCCGTACCAGTGCCCACAGTGCAAGAAGAGCTATCGACAGTTTGCACATTTGTCTGTACATCTGCGAAGTCACACGGGGGAGAAACCTTACCAGTGTCCCATATGTCTCAAATTTTTCGCTCATTCATCATCCATGAAAAAACACCTGCGTGTAATGCATGCAG AGGGGAAAGATTTACGCGTACCAAAGGAAGTTGTGAAGGTCACTGTTGGCGTCGGCCCATCTAACACAACTGTAGAAGTTAAGCAAGAACCAGAGTCTGGTGATGAATACG GTGAGGGAGAATGTAGCTTCCAGCTTCTCCTTCAAAGCCAAAGAAATATGTCATCGTAA